In the genome of Acidobacteriota bacterium, the window TCCAGCAAGGCGATGAAGGTCCCCATCGAATCTCCTCGTTCGGGATGTAGGCCCGTAGTACCGTTGATTCTATCCTGGGAGGGCGACGATGAGCAGCACGGAAACCTACCATGCGTCCTGTCTCTGCGGCCGGGTTCGGTTGGCCGCCTGTCCGCCGATACAGAGGATCGGACACTGCCACTGCGACAACTGCCGACGGGCCCAGGGGGCCGGAGTCTGGACCTGGATCACCTTCAAGACGGAGGCGGTCGACGTCGAGACCGGTCACGAGGACCTTCGGCAGTACCGGTCGGATACCGACGCGATCAGGCAGTTTTGCGGGAATTGCGGAAGTAGCCTGACCTTCGCCTCGCCCCGTTGGCCCGGGGTCATCGATCTGTCGCTGGCCAACCTCGAGGAACCGATCGATACGGCGCCGGATCTTCACGTCTATGCCGACCGTGCGCCGGGTTGGTGCCCCATCCTCGATGAGCTGCCGCGTCTCGGGGGGCCCGAAGGCAATCAGCCTATCGATTAATCGGCGGGTGCTGTAACATTCGTGTTGCTGTGTTCGATGCCGATTCTCGTTCGGACTGGAGGTTCCCCATGCGCATCCGTCGATTGTCCACTCTGTTCGCCATCGGATTGATGGTCGCCGGTCTCTCCCACGCGCAGCAAGTCGGTCGAAGAGCGGTCGTGGTGACCGTTCAG includes:
- a CDS encoding GFA family protein encodes the protein MSSTETYHASCLCGRVRLAACPPIQRIGHCHCDNCRRAQGAGVWTWITFKTEAVDVETGHEDLRQYRSDTDAIRQFCGNCGSSLTFASPRWPGVIDLSLANLEEPIDTAPDLHVYADRAPGWCPILDELPRLGGPEGNQPID